In a single window of the Mustelus asterias unplaced genomic scaffold, sMusAst1.hap1.1 HAP1_SCAFFOLD_3000, whole genome shotgun sequence genome:
- the LOC144490199 gene encoding centrosomal protein CCDC61-like, with amino-acid sequence MGDGTGGEGGPIAAGGGGGHLGAVGLGCARPGGARASRRRRETEGRKLLGRTLGFNCSSVEASWALSPCPEEQSTLCAMEGGSSMQANYVFRGIEYIVTMMVTGDVLEVEVEDRLTSEQWRGEFEAVYIEDVTHKTGNFKQFSIFCNMLESAITKSSESVTLDLLTYSDLELLRNRKAGVAMRHGPPPKSGALNAKRYLILIYSVEFD; translated from the exons ATGGGGGACGGGACTGGCGGGGAAGGTGGGCCAATCGCAGCCGGCGGCGGGGGCGGGCACCTGGGTGCAGTCGGGTTAGGTTGCGCTCGCCCAGGAGGAGCGCGGGCTTCGCGCCGCCGCCGGGAGACTGAGGGGAGGAAGCTGCTGGGTCGGACGCTCGG GTTTAACTGCTCGTCTGTTGAGGCTTCCTGGGCCTTGTCACCTTGCCCTGAAGAGCAGTCCACTCTCTGTGCCATGGAAGGAGGTTCTTCAATGCAAGCAAATTATGTTTTCCGGGGGATCGAGTATATCGTCACTATGATGGTGACCGGGGACGTATTAGAGGTGGAGGTCGAGGACCGGCTGACATCCGAGCAGTGGCGAGGAGAATTCGAGGCTGTGT ATATCGAGGATGTCACGCACAAAACTGGAAACTTCAAACAGTTCTCCATCTTCTGCAACATGTTGGAGTCGGCCATCACAAAG AGCAGCGAATCGGTGACCCTCGACCTGCTGACCTATTCCGACCTGGAGTTGCTGAGAAACAGGAAGGCCGGAGTCGCGATGAGGCATGGACCCCCACCCAAATCGGGAGCGCTCAACGCCAAACGCTACCTCATCCTCATTTACTCGGTGGAGTTCGACAG